The Microbacter sp. GSS18 genome has a segment encoding these proteins:
- a CDS encoding superoxide dismutase has protein sequence MAKYTLPDLPYDYAALEPHISGKIMQLHHDKHHQAYVTAANTALDQLAEARETGNLANVNKLEKDLAFNLGGHVNHSIFWTNLSPDGGGQPEGELAAAITEFFGSFEKFQAHFTAAATGIQGSGWAVLSWDPVGEQLIIQQLFDQQANTAMGTVPVFQLDMWEHAFYLDYLNVKADYVKAVWNIANWENVAQRFTTAREKAVGLV, from the coding sequence ATGGCGAAGTACACGCTGCCCGACCTCCCTTACGACTACGCCGCGCTCGAGCCGCACATCAGCGGCAAGATCATGCAGCTGCACCACGACAAGCACCACCAGGCGTATGTGACGGCCGCGAACACCGCACTGGACCAGCTCGCCGAGGCCCGTGAGACGGGCAACCTCGCGAACGTGAACAAGCTCGAGAAGGACCTCGCGTTCAACCTCGGCGGTCACGTGAACCACTCGATCTTCTGGACCAACCTCTCGCCGGACGGGGGCGGGCAGCCCGAGGGCGAGCTCGCGGCCGCGATCACCGAGTTCTTCGGCTCGTTCGAGAAGTTCCAGGCGCACTTCACCGCCGCCGCGACCGGCATCCAGGGCTCGGGCTGGGCCGTCCTCAGCTGGGACCCGGTGGGCGAGCAGCTCATCATCCAGCAGCTGTTCGACCAGCAGGCCAACACCGCGATGGGCACGGTCCCGGTCTTCCAGCTCGACATGTGGGAGCACGCCTTCTACCTCGACTACCTCAACGTCAAGGCCGACTACGTCAAGGCCGTGTGGAACATCGCCAACTGGGAGAATGTGGCGCAGCGTTTCACCACCGCCCGTGAGAAGGCCGTCGGGCTGGTCTAG